One genomic segment of Gossypium arboreum isolate Shixiya-1 chromosome 3, ASM2569848v2, whole genome shotgun sequence includes these proteins:
- the LOC108474782 gene encoding uncharacterized protein LOC108474782 produces MLNGISESGSDVVGSFISQLQALQNRVKELEAENSKLSSQISKCCCHKTEEMQNGSDVESFKQGVESQRKNTGGDKTRKKKTIERNPGYDLKIMTHHSKRYVALKVMYFGLRFYGFASEAQMDPTVESEIFKALEKTRLLVGDKKESQYSRCGRTDKGVSSVGQVIALFLRSNLKETDQNHKITGELFPEARIEGEIDYVRVLNRVLPSDIRILGWSPVSIDFSARFSCLAREYKYFFWRGNLNLSAMENAGKKFLGEHDFRNFCKMDAANVHNYRRRITQFEISSSNMSFEGGQLCAIKVKGSAFLWHQVRCMVAVLFMIGQGLESVDVIDILLDIEKTPRKPQYAMAPETPLILQSCEFEDVKFICSSDSGQALRIHLENEGRAYQLQSAIFQEAALSCLPLAKDQSLLNDGTIKKVTSHIPLLSRPTEPSYEERRAKLNSRR; encoded by the exons atgttaaacGGAATAAGCGAGTCCGGCAGTGATGTCGTGGGTAGCTTCATATCCCAACTACAGGCTCTCCAAAATAGAGTGAAG GAATTAGAGGCTGAGAATTCAAAGCTATCATCTCAAATCTCCAAATGTTGTTGCCATAAG ACAGAGGAGATGCAAAATGGTTCTGATGTTGAAAGCTTTAAACAGGGTGTGGAAAGTCAGAGAAAAAACACTGGAGGTGATAAGACCagaaaaaagaaaacaatagAAAGGAATCCAG GttatgatttgaaaattatgactCACCATTCCAAGAGATATGTTGCTCTAAAAGTCATGTATTTTGGTCTGAG GTTTTATGGTTTTGCTTCAGAAGCACAAATGGATCCCACTGTTGAG TCTGAAATTTTCAAAGCACTTGAGAAAACAAGGCTTTTAGTTGGTGACAAGAAGGAATCACAGTACTCAAGGTGTGGCAGAACAGATAAGGGGGTGTCCTCTGTTGGCCAA GTGATTGCATTGTTTTTAAGGTCAAACCTCAAAGAAACTGATCAAAACCACAAAATTACAGGAGAATTATTTCCTGAGGCACGAATTG AAGGAGAAATTGATTATGTGAGAGTACTGAACCGAGTCCTTCCAAGTGATATTCGAATTTTAGGATGGAGTCCTGTTTCAATTGATTTCAGTGCAAG GTTTAGTTGTTTGGCTAGAGAATATAAGTACTTCTTTTGGAGAGGAAATTTGAATCTCTCC GCTATGGAGAATGCAGGAAAGAAATTTCTTGGAGAACATGACTTCAGAAACTTTTGTAAGATGGATGCAGCAAATGTACACAACTACAGGCGTCGAATAACTCAGTTTGAAATTTCTTCTTCTAATATGAG CTTTGAAGGCGGTCAGCTTTGTGCTATTAAAGTTAAAGGTAGTGCCTTCCTGTGGCATCAGGTGCGGTGCATGGTTGCTGTGCTATTTATGATAGGCCAAGGTCTTGAATCAGTTGAT GTGATAGATATATTACTGGACATTGAGAAGACACCGAGAAAACCTCAGTATGCTATGGCTCCAGAGACACCATTGATCCTTCAATCCTGTGAATTTGAAGATGTCAAGTTTATTTGCTCCTCAG ATTCTGGGCAAGCACTTCGTATACACTTGGAAAATGAGGGTCGAGCATACCAGCTTCAGTCTGCAATTTTTCAAGAAGCTGCTCTGAGTTGCTTGCCTTTAGCAAAAG ACCAGAGCTTATTGAATGATGGAACAATCAAGAAGGTCACTTCCCATATTCCTCTCTTGTCTCGGCCAACTGAGC CATCATACGAAGAGCGACGTGCCAAACTGAATTCAAGAAGATGA